The Micromonospora sp. NBC_00421 genome contains a region encoding:
- a CDS encoding cellulose-binding domain-containing protein, translating into MRISRTRITAALAVTATVAAAVTTVLAGTASAAQGCRIDYQPNEWTGGFTANVRVSPGDTALSSWTVTWSYPGGQRITGGWNAQVSQAGTTVTARNATWNGSVPAGGATEFGVQGTSTSGAAAPTGFALNGVPCNGGPPPTTTPVPPTTTPVPPTTPPPTTPPPTTPPPTTPPPTTPPPTTPPPTTPPPTTPPPVGCAGAVLCDGFENQTGTTPAGDWSVVNPDCSGAGRASVDTATAHSGSRSLRIDGAAGYCNHVFVRSNKDLSAVGTVRYGRIWLRHTTALPTQHVTMTAMTDTADGNKDLRMGGQNGALQWNRASDDATLPEQSPSGVALSVPLPTGRWTCLEFMVDGNQGQLRTWLDGTAVTGLTADGVPSHDIDGQWYNRTWRPRLTDLKLGWESYGEGADTIWYDDVALSTSRIGC; encoded by the coding sequence GTGAGGATTTCCCGTACCCGTATCACCGCCGCCCTAGCCGTCACCGCCACGGTGGCGGCGGCCGTCACCACGGTGCTCGCCGGCACCGCCTCGGCCGCCCAGGGCTGCCGGATCGACTACCAGCCCAACGAGTGGACCGGCGGGTTCACCGCCAACGTCCGGGTCTCCCCGGGCGACACCGCCCTGAGTAGTTGGACCGTCACCTGGTCCTACCCGGGTGGCCAGCGGATCACCGGTGGCTGGAACGCCCAGGTCAGCCAGGCCGGCACGACGGTGACCGCACGCAACGCCACCTGGAACGGCAGCGTGCCGGCCGGCGGTGCCACAGAGTTCGGCGTCCAGGGCACCAGCACCTCGGGTGCCGCCGCGCCGACCGGGTTCGCGCTGAACGGCGTACCGTGCAACGGCGGTCCGCCGCCGACCACCACGCCGGTGCCTCCGACCACCACGCCGGTGCCGCCGACGACCCCGCCGCCGACCACGCCGCCGCCGACGACCCCGCCGCCGACGACCCCGCCGCCGACCACGCCGCCGCCGACGACCCCTCCGCCGACCACCCCGCCGCCCACGACGCCGCCGCCGGTCGGGTGTGCCGGTGCGGTGCTCTGTGACGGCTTCGAGAACCAGACCGGCACGACGCCGGCCGGCGACTGGAGTGTGGTCAACCCGGACTGCTCCGGAGCGGGCCGGGCCTCGGTGGACACGGCGACCGCCCACAGCGGTAGCCGCTCGCTGCGGATCGACGGCGCGGCCGGCTACTGCAACCACGTCTTCGTCCGGTCCAACAAGGACCTCAGCGCCGTGGGCACCGTGCGGTACGGCCGGATCTGGCTGCGCCACACCACCGCGCTGCCGACCCAGCATGTCACCATGACGGCGATGACCGACACCGCCGACGGCAACAAGGACCTGCGGATGGGCGGCCAGAACGGCGCGTTGCAGTGGAACCGGGCCTCCGACGACGCGACGCTGCCCGAGCAGAGCCCGTCGGGGGTGGCGCTGAGCGTGCCGCTGCCCACCGGGCGTTGGACGTGCCTGGAGTTCATGGTCGACGGCAACCAGGGGCAACTGCGCACCTGGCTGGACGGCACCGCCGTCACCGGGCTGACCGCCGACGGCGTGCCCAGCCACGACATCGACGGCCAGTGGTACAACCGCACCTGGCGGCCCCGGCTGACCGACCTGAAGTTGGGCTGGGAGAGCTACGGCGAGGGCGCGGACACCATCTGGTACGACGACGTCGCCCTGAGCACCAGCCGGATCGGCTGCTGA
- a CDS encoding VOC family protein: MQSGVAAQVPVLYVADADAARRFYEIFGYTEIRAGGDGGSRWSYLRCGELTLLLAAVTPRLVTVELPLLVYLYVDDLTATAERLTAAGHPVQKAGYPEHAPGGECRVTDPDGNVVAFGQRQAVPQQERDPQAGGEARFSLIREAAEAVGRRGGAPARCQIGGPRGEPCAEPAEVKLADSWGDTAWGCMTHADETLLTARGAFLATEDGMGLGPFLRARQGQPDRHPAEDASGA, encoded by the coding sequence GTGCAAAGTGGTGTGGCGGCCCAGGTGCCGGTGCTGTACGTGGCGGACGCCGACGCGGCCCGACGGTTCTACGAGATCTTCGGCTACACCGAGATCCGGGCCGGCGGCGACGGCGGATCACGCTGGTCGTACCTGCGGTGCGGGGAGTTGACGCTGCTGCTGGCGGCGGTCACCCCCCGCCTGGTCACCGTCGAGTTGCCCCTACTCGTCTACCTGTACGTGGACGACCTGACCGCGACCGCCGAGCGGCTCACCGCCGCCGGGCACCCCGTGCAGAAGGCGGGCTACCCGGAGCACGCCCCCGGGGGCGAGTGCCGGGTCACCGACCCCGACGGCAACGTGGTCGCCTTCGGGCAGCGGCAGGCCGTACCGCAGCAGGAGCGGGACCCGCAGGCGGGCGGCGAGGCGCGGTTCTCGCTGATCCGGGAGGCCGCCGAGGCGGTCGGCCGGCGCGGCGGCGCACCCGCCCGGTGCCAGATCGGCGGCCCGCGCGGCGAGCCCTGCGCGGAGCCGGCAGAGGTCAAGCTCGCCGACTCGTGGGGCGACACGGCGTGGGGCTGCATGACGCACGCCGACGAGACGCTGCTGACCGCGCGCGGCGCGTTCCTGGCCACCGAGGACGGGATGGGCCTCGGCCCGTTCCTGCGCGCCCGCCAGGGGCAGCCGGACCGGCATCCTGCCGAGGACGCGTCCGGCGCCTGA
- a CDS encoding ABC transporter ATP-binding protein: MQTHREGRGGAPRTVSAAEKSQARAVSLRRIGRLFTRYSGQLAVVTAIIVVSSVVAMASPFLLRAVIDRALPERDLTLLVWLVVGMIAVAAVTAVLGVAQTWISTRVGQLVMHRLRTDVFAHLHRQSIAFFTRTRTGEVQSRITNDIGGMQAVVTSTATSIASNLTTVVATLVAMVALSWRLTLVSLVVLPPAIWLTRRVAAMRREITAQRQRELADLNVTIEEGLSISGVQLSKTLGAGGALIDRFSTSSARLVDLELRSELAGRWRMATMTIIFAAIPAVIYLGAGLPGTAGTLSIGTLVAFTALQGGLFRPLMGLLNVGVTLTASLALFARIFEYLDLSVEVDDPARPVTVDPTRVRGHLRVEDVTFSYPGSDTAAVAGISLDVPAGTSLALVGETGSGKSTLAALVSRLHDPGAGRITIDGVDLRDMRLTDLAAVVGVVSQETYLLHTTIRENLRYARPDATDAQLVDAARAAQIHELIAALPDGYDTVVGSRGHRFSGGEKQRLAIARTLLRDPRVLVLDEATSALDTETERAVQRAFDTLAEGRTVITIAHRLSTVRHADQIAVLDHGRIVESGTHDTLLARAGRYATLAT, encoded by the coding sequence ATGCAAACCCACCGGGAGGGCCGCGGCGGCGCTCCCCGGACCGTCAGTGCCGCCGAGAAGTCCCAGGCCCGCGCGGTCTCGCTACGCCGCATCGGCCGGCTGTTCACTCGGTACAGTGGGCAGTTGGCAGTGGTCACCGCGATCATCGTGGTGTCGTCGGTGGTCGCGATGGCCTCGCCCTTCCTGCTGCGGGCGGTGATCGACCGCGCGTTGCCGGAGCGCGACCTGACCCTGCTGGTGTGGCTGGTCGTCGGCATGATCGCCGTGGCGGCGGTGACCGCCGTGCTCGGCGTGGCGCAGACCTGGATCTCCACCCGGGTCGGGCAGCTGGTGATGCACCGGCTGCGCACCGACGTCTTCGCCCACCTGCACCGGCAGTCGATCGCGTTCTTCACCCGCACCCGCACCGGCGAGGTGCAGTCGCGGATCACCAACGACATCGGCGGCATGCAGGCCGTGGTCACCTCCACCGCCACCTCGATCGCGTCCAACCTGACCACCGTGGTGGCCACGCTGGTCGCTATGGTGGCGCTGTCCTGGCGGCTCACCCTGGTGTCGCTGGTGGTGCTGCCGCCGGCCATCTGGCTGACCCGCCGGGTCGCCGCGATGCGCCGCGAGATCACCGCCCAGCGCCAGCGGGAGCTGGCCGACCTCAACGTCACCATCGAGGAGGGGCTGTCGATCAGCGGCGTGCAGCTCAGCAAGACCCTCGGCGCGGGCGGCGCGCTGATCGACAGGTTCTCGACCAGCTCGGCCCGGCTGGTCGACCTGGAGCTACGCTCGGAGCTGGCCGGTCGCTGGCGGATGGCCACCATGACGATCATCTTCGCCGCCATCCCGGCGGTGATCTACCTCGGCGCGGGGCTGCCCGGCACCGCCGGCACGCTCAGCATCGGCACCCTGGTCGCCTTCACCGCCCTCCAGGGTGGGCTGTTCCGGCCGCTGATGGGGCTGCTCAACGTGGGCGTCACGCTGACCGCCTCGCTGGCGCTGTTCGCCCGGATCTTCGAGTACCTGGACCTGTCGGTAGAGGTGGACGACCCGGCCCGGCCGGTGACTGTCGACCCGACCCGGGTGCGCGGGCACCTGCGCGTCGAGGACGTCACCTTCAGCTACCCGGGCAGTGACACCGCCGCCGTCGCCGGCATCAGCCTGGACGTCCCGGCCGGCACCAGCCTCGCGCTGGTCGGTGAGACCGGCTCCGGCAAGAGCACGCTCGCCGCGCTGGTCAGCCGGCTGCACGACCCGGGCGCCGGCCGGATCACCATCGACGGCGTCGACCTGCGCGACATGCGTCTCACCGACCTGGCCGCCGTCGTGGGCGTGGTCAGCCAGGAGACCTACCTGCTGCACACCACCATCCGGGAAAATCTGCGGTACGCGCGCCCCGACGCCACCGACGCCCAGTTGGTCGACGCCGCCCGCGCCGCGCAGATCCACGAACTGATCGCCGCCCTTCCCGACGGGTACGACACGGTCGTCGGCTCCCGGGGCCACCGCTTCTCCGGCGGCGAGAAGCAGCGCCTGGCCATCGCCCGTACGCTGCTGCGCGACCCCCGGGTGCTGGTGCTGGACGAGGCGACAAGCGCGCTGGACACCGAGACCGAACGCGCCGTGCAACGGGCCTTCGACACCCTCGCCGAGGGTCGTACGGTGATCACCATCGCGCACCGGCTCTCCACGGTGCGGCACGCCGACCAGATCGCGGTACTCGACCACGGCCGGATCGTCGAGTCCGGCACCCACGACACCCTGCTTGCCCGCGCCGGCCGGTACGCCACCCTGGCCACCTGA
- a CDS encoding MarR family winged helix-turn-helix transcriptional regulator — MAEESLAELFWAVARRLRHQSRRTLEPWDVNPGHARALTVLTRHGAMRLSALAEHLHIAPRSTTEVVDGLEERGLVARRPDPADRRATLVTPTDEGTQVGAAIRAARTAEAERFFGHLSPTDHADLTRILRTLRP, encoded by the coding sequence TTGGCCGAGGAGAGCCTGGCGGAGCTGTTCTGGGCGGTGGCACGACGGCTGCGCCACCAGTCCCGGCGCACCCTCGAACCCTGGGACGTCAACCCCGGCCACGCCCGCGCCCTCACGGTGCTCACCCGGCACGGTGCGATGCGGCTCAGCGCCCTCGCCGAGCACCTGCACATCGCGCCCCGCTCCACCACCGAGGTCGTCGACGGTCTGGAGGAACGCGGGCTCGTCGCGCGCCGGCCCGACCCGGCCGACCGGCGGGCAACCCTGGTCACACCGACCGACGAGGGTACGCAGGTCGGCGCAGCCATCCGCGCGGCCCGTACCGCCGAGGCGGAACGCTTCTTCGGTCACCTCTCCCCCACCGACCACGCCGACCTCACCCGCATCCTCCGCACCCTCCGCCCCTGA
- a CDS encoding endonuclease domain-containing protein — protein MHPVLRSLVERSGGVVTRRAAAEVVPAWVLRHAYRVGALRRVLPGVYVDASLIRPRAHESPKVHESTDAGAPVGGTAPTGVHAHPGAQVQARTVAARVDGGSAFRRLGCAHQRSAALVWADGRAALGSVTALAVWGVREQPDGEPVHLDTPRGTALQTRRHLVVHQRVDFTIGPPEVIVRSGVPVMRLERALVDAWPLLSPEDRPAPVIRAVNDRLTTPARIGSALTAVPRLSGRAQLRTLLDRLVAGCRSPLEIWGHDHVFTGPGMPAFRRQARVVVGRRTMYLDVYAERERVDFELDGATTHGDPHQREIDLRRDALLATVGILVVRFARHRLVHEPDAVRHEVCAILATRRDAADAGSGCLLRVR, from the coding sequence ATGCATCCTGTTTTGCGGTCGCTGGTCGAGCGGAGCGGCGGCGTGGTGACGCGACGAGCGGCGGCCGAGGTGGTTCCGGCCTGGGTGCTCCGGCATGCCTATCGCGTCGGCGCGCTCCGACGGGTCCTGCCCGGCGTCTACGTCGACGCCAGCCTGATCCGCCCCCGAGCCCACGAGTCCCCCAAGGTCCACGAGTCCACCGATGCGGGCGCACCCGTTGGTGGCACCGCACCCACGGGTGTTCACGCCCACCCGGGGGCCCAGGTGCAGGCCAGGACGGTGGCTGCCAGGGTGGACGGTGGTTCGGCATTTCGGAGGCTCGGCTGTGCTCACCAGCGGAGTGCGGCGCTCGTCTGGGCTGACGGGCGTGCGGCGTTGGGCAGCGTCACCGCCCTGGCCGTCTGGGGTGTGCGCGAGCAGCCCGACGGGGAACCGGTGCACCTGGACACCCCGCGTGGCACGGCACTCCAGACCCGTCGGCACCTGGTGGTGCACCAGCGGGTCGACTTCACGATCGGACCTCCCGAGGTGATCGTCCGATCGGGAGTACCGGTGATGCGGTTGGAGCGGGCGTTGGTGGACGCCTGGCCCCTGTTGTCCCCGGAGGACCGTCCGGCCCCGGTGATCAGGGCTGTCAACGACCGGCTCACCACCCCGGCGCGGATCGGTTCGGCGCTCACCGCCGTACCGAGGCTAAGTGGACGGGCGCAGTTGCGCACCCTGCTCGACCGGCTCGTCGCCGGATGCCGCAGCCCGTTGGAGATCTGGGGACACGACCACGTCTTCACCGGTCCGGGAATGCCCGCCTTCCGCCGCCAGGCCCGGGTCGTCGTCGGCCGCCGCACCATGTACCTCGACGTGTACGCCGAGCGGGAACGCGTCGATTTCGAGCTCGACGGCGCGACGACCCACGGTGACCCCCACCAGCGCGAGATCGACCTGCGCCGGGACGCGTTGCTCGCCACCGTCGGCATCCTGGTGGTGCGCTTCGCCCGCCACCGCCTGGTCCACGAGCCTGACGCGGTACGCCACGAGGTATGCGCGATCCTCGCCACCCGACGCGATGCGGCCGATGCGGGCTCCGGTTGCCTGCTCCGGGTTCGCTGA
- a CDS encoding flavin monoamine oxidase family protein: MRVVVVGGGFSGLAAAAALCRGGARVRVLEARGRVGGRVLTRRLDDGTALDLGAQWIGPAQERMAALVAGHGLTTFPSAARGRPAVRWDGRLREAPPESVWRTVELLDGFAAAVDPAAPWRAARADEWDRLTLGAWLTSAAPDPVTARYVGRLLAGGLLAADPDEVSLLQMLFYLRSGGGSGLLLGMAGGAQQDRIVGGPAALAERMAAALPAGTVLSGAPVRAIHQDDLGVVAYTDEGAHRADAVVVAVAPALAGRITYSPALPALRDGLTQRMPMGVALKLHAVYPTPFWRADGRSGVTTSADGPVTETVDNSTPDSSRGVLTAFSYGRQARELRRLSPGQRRAAVLAALVELVGPAAAAPDDLVEYDWSADEWTRGCFCGALTPGSWRDYGPALRQPVGRVHWAGTETATRWAGYLEGAVLAGERAAAEILAHPTT; encoded by the coding sequence GTGCGGGTGGTGGTGGTCGGTGGGGGGTTCTCGGGGCTCGCTGCTGCGGCGGCGTTGTGCCGGGGTGGGGCGCGGGTGCGGGTGCTGGAGGCGCGGGGGCGGGTCGGTGGGCGGGTGCTCACCCGGCGGCTGGACGACGGCACCGCGCTGGATCTGGGTGCGCAGTGGATCGGGCCGGCCCAGGAGCGGATGGCCGCGCTGGTGGCCGGGCACGGGCTGACCACCTTCCCCTCGGCGGCACGCGGCCGGCCGGCGGTGCGCTGGGACGGACGGCTGCGGGAGGCCCCGCCGGAGTCGGTGTGGCGGACCGTGGAGCTGCTGGACGGCTTCGCCGCCGCTGTGGATCCGGCTGCGCCGTGGCGGGCGGCGCGGGCGGACGAGTGGGATCGACTCACCCTCGGCGCGTGGTTGACAAGCGCCGCGCCCGATCCGGTGACCGCCCGGTACGTGGGTCGGCTGCTCGCCGGTGGACTGCTGGCGGCAGACCCGGACGAGGTGTCGCTGTTGCAGATGCTGTTCTACCTGCGCAGCGGGGGTGGCAGCGGGTTGCTGCTGGGGATGGCCGGCGGTGCCCAGCAGGATCGGATCGTGGGCGGGCCGGCGGCTCTGGCCGAGCGGATGGCGGCGGCGCTGCCAGCGGGGACCGTGCTGTCCGGGGCACCGGTGCGGGCGATCCACCAGGACGATCTCGGCGTGGTGGCGTACACCGACGAGGGGGCGCACCGGGCGGACGCCGTGGTGGTGGCGGTGGCCCCGGCGCTGGCGGGCCGGATCACGTACTCCCCGGCGTTGCCCGCCCTGCGCGACGGGCTGACCCAGCGGATGCCGATGGGGGTGGCGCTGAAACTGCACGCGGTCTACCCGACGCCGTTCTGGCGGGCCGACGGGCGCTCCGGGGTGACCACGTCGGCCGACGGGCCGGTAACGGAGACGGTGGACAACTCCACCCCGGACTCGTCGCGCGGGGTGCTGACCGCGTTCAGCTACGGTCGACAGGCCCGTGAACTGCGCCGACTGTCGCCGGGCCAACGGCGGGCGGCGGTGCTGGCCGCGCTGGTGGAGTTGGTCGGCCCGGCCGCCGCCGCGCCCGACGACCTCGTCGAGTACGACTGGTCGGCCGACGAGTGGACCCGGGGTTGCTTCTGCGGGGCGCTGACACCCGGCTCGTGGCGAGACTACGGTCCCGCGCTGCGGCAGCCGGTGGGGCGGGTGCACTGGGCTGGCACCGAGACGGCGACCCGCTGGGCCGGTTACCTGGAGGGCGCGGTGCTGGCCGGCGAGCGGGCGGCGGCCGAGATCCTCGCCCACCCCACCACCTGA
- a CDS encoding lysozyme, whose protein sequence is MNRLRTVTGTLLATATMVATATLGVVTPAAAAPAGLPGMDVSSYQGNVNWSAAWNNGARFAYVKATEGTYYTNAYFAQQYNGSYNVGMIRGAYHFARPDTTTGATQANYFVDHGGGWSKDGRTLPGALDIEYNPYGATCYGLSQSAMRSWIASFVNQYHSRTGRWATIYTTTDWWTTCTGNYSGFAANNPLWIARYAGTVGTLPAGWSTYSFWQWASSGTFPGDQNVWNGTLDRLRVLACNGPC, encoded by the coding sequence ATGAACCGTCTCCGCACGGTCACGGGTACGCTGCTGGCGACCGCCACCATGGTCGCCACCGCCACGCTCGGCGTCGTCACCCCGGCCGCCGCCGCCCCCGCCGGGCTGCCCGGCATGGACGTCTCCAGTTACCAGGGCAACGTCAACTGGTCCGCCGCCTGGAACAACGGCGCCCGGTTCGCCTACGTCAAGGCCACCGAGGGCACCTACTACACCAACGCGTACTTCGCCCAGCAGTACAACGGGTCGTACAACGTCGGGATGATCCGGGGCGCGTACCACTTCGCCCGGCCGGACACCACGACCGGTGCCACCCAGGCCAACTACTTCGTCGACCACGGCGGCGGCTGGTCGAAGGACGGCCGGACGCTGCCCGGCGCGCTCGACATCGAGTACAACCCGTACGGCGCGACGTGTTACGGGCTGAGCCAGAGCGCCATGCGCAGCTGGATCGCGTCCTTCGTCAACCAGTACCACTCCCGCACCGGGCGCTGGGCGACGATCTACACCACCACCGACTGGTGGACCACCTGCACCGGCAACTACAGCGGTTTCGCCGCCAACAACCCGCTCTGGATCGCCCGCTACGCCGGCACGGTGGGCACCCTGCCGGCCGGCTGGTCCACGTACTCCTTCTGGCAGTGGGCGTCGTCGGGCACCTTCCCGGGCGACCAGAACGTCTGGAACGGCACCCTCGACCGGCTCCGGGTGCTGGCCTGCAACGGCCCCTGCTGA
- a CDS encoding peptidoglycan recognition protein family protein gives MSVPVSRRSVLRGAVLLGVAAGATTSPPTGGPAAHAATTTQVGGPAVIGAAAGLVDQPVIANCATWGARPPSSPVGVVESRPNKIIVHHTAFPNSTDYSLAHAYANSREIQDLHMDGNGWLDSGQHFTNSRGGQLTEGRHGSLYALLHGRTMVQGAHCVGQNSQAIGIENDGIYLDVQPPQALWDSLVVFCAFTCQQYGIPASQIYGHKDFASTQCPGLLHDRLPELRAAVAARLG, from the coding sequence ATGTCCGTACCCGTGTCGCGGCGCAGTGTGCTGCGCGGCGCGGTCCTGCTCGGTGTAGCCGCCGGAGCGACCACGTCGCCCCCGACCGGCGGACCCGCCGCCCACGCCGCCACCACCACCCAGGTCGGCGGCCCGGCCGTCATCGGCGCCGCCGCCGGCCTTGTCGACCAGCCGGTCATCGCCAACTGCGCCACCTGGGGGGCCCGGCCGCCGTCGTCGCCGGTGGGCGTGGTGGAGAGCCGACCCAACAAGATCATCGTGCACCACACGGCGTTTCCCAACTCGACCGACTACAGCCTGGCCCACGCGTACGCCAACTCACGCGAGATCCAGGACCTGCACATGGACGGCAACGGTTGGCTCGACTCCGGGCAGCACTTCACCAACAGCCGGGGCGGCCAGCTCACCGAGGGCCGGCACGGAAGCCTGTACGCGCTGCTGCACGGACGGACCATGGTGCAGGGTGCGCACTGCGTGGGGCAGAACAGTCAGGCCATCGGCATCGAGAACGACGGCATCTACCTCGACGTGCAACCGCCGCAGGCGCTCTGGGACAGCCTGGTGGTCTTCTGTGCGTTCACCTGCCAGCAGTACGGCATCCCGGCCAGCCAGATCTACGGCCACAAGGATTTCGCCAGCACCCAGTGCCCCGGCCTGCTGCACGACCGGCTGCCCGAACTGCGGGCCGCCGTCGCCGCCCGACTCGGGTGA
- a CDS encoding ArsR/SmtB family transcription factor, protein MHAFDVLGDPVRRRILELLAQGERSAGGVCAVIQEEFGITQPAVSQHLKVLRDNGFATVRPQGARRLYAVDLAPLREVDQWLEGFRRFWTPALDALATELARGRRERLSHTTTDDPTEHRSTS, encoded by the coding sequence GTGCACGCCTTCGACGTCCTCGGCGACCCGGTACGCCGGCGCATCCTCGAACTGCTCGCGCAGGGCGAGCGGAGCGCCGGCGGGGTCTGCGCGGTCATCCAGGAGGAGTTCGGGATCACCCAGCCCGCCGTCTCGCAGCACCTCAAGGTGCTGCGGGACAACGGCTTCGCCACCGTCCGCCCGCAGGGCGCCCGGCGGCTCTACGCGGTCGACCTCGCCCCACTGCGCGAGGTGGACCAGTGGCTGGAGGGGTTCCGCCGGTTCTGGACGCCCGCGCTGGACGCCCTGGCCACCGAGCTCGCCCGAGGTCGGCGCGAACGGCTGTCGCACACCACGACGGACGACCCGACCGAGCACCGGAGCACCTCATGA
- a CDS encoding SRPBCC family protein, with the protein MIETTHQISAVRRTVGSRTLEAGEARVLTISQTYRATLDDLWDACTNVDRIPRWFLPISGDLRLHGRYQFEGNAGGVVERCDPPKSFAATWEMGGEVSWIEVRLTPEGEDRTRFTLEHVAHVDDERWTEYGPGAVGVGWDSGLLGLAGHLDPDGGGITPEQAVTWIGSEDGRRFMTLSGDAWAEADIAGGTDPQAARAAAARTIAAYTGAPPA; encoded by the coding sequence ATGATCGAGACCACGCACCAGATCAGCGCCGTACGGCGGACCGTGGGCAGCCGCACCCTGGAGGCGGGCGAGGCACGCGTGCTGACCATCAGCCAGACGTACCGGGCCACGCTGGACGACCTCTGGGACGCCTGCACCAACGTCGACCGGATCCCCCGCTGGTTCCTGCCGATCTCCGGCGACCTGCGCCTGCACGGCCGCTACCAGTTCGAGGGCAACGCCGGTGGCGTGGTGGAACGCTGCGACCCGCCGAAGAGTTTCGCCGCCACCTGGGAGATGGGCGGCGAGGTCAGCTGGATCGAGGTGCGCCTCACCCCGGAAGGCGAGGATCGGACCCGGTTCACCCTGGAACACGTCGCCCACGTCGACGACGAGCGGTGGACCGAGTACGGCCCCGGGGCGGTCGGCGTCGGCTGGGACTCCGGCCTGCTCGGCCTCGCCGGTCACCTGGACCCCGACGGCGGGGGGATCACCCCCGAGCAGGCCGTCACCTGGATCGGCTCCGAGGACGGGCGGCGCTTCATGACGCTCAGCGGCGATGCCTGGGCCGAGGCCGACATCGCCGGTGGCACCGACCCGCAGGCCGCAAGAGCCGCCGCCGCCCGTACCATCGCCGCCTACACCGGCGCACCGCCGGCCTGA
- a CDS encoding NADAR family protein — MPMRRAEDVLALHRAGRPVKYLCFWGHRPRRDGTVGQSCLSQWWPAPFTVDGRHFPTAEHWMMWRKALLFGDTEAGERVLAAAHPHRAKAIGREVRHFDPAVWEAERYAIVLAGSLAKFGQHADLRAYLLGTGERVLVEASPVDRVWGVGLAADDPRAEDPARWRGLNLLGFALMEARGVLRDDRPARPDRVGDQSEALPCPDRASRGRAEPVDLT; from the coding sequence ATGCCGATGCGCCGCGCCGAAGACGTCCTCGCCCTGCACCGCGCCGGGCGTCCGGTGAAGTACCTCTGCTTCTGGGGTCACCGGCCCCGGCGGGACGGCACCGTCGGCCAGAGCTGCCTGAGCCAGTGGTGGCCGGCCCCGTTCACCGTCGACGGGCGGCACTTCCCCACCGCCGAGCACTGGATGATGTGGCGCAAGGCGCTGCTCTTCGGCGACACCGAGGCCGGTGAGCGGGTGCTCGCCGCCGCCCACCCGCACCGGGCCAAGGCGATCGGCCGGGAGGTCCGGCACTTCGACCCGGCGGTGTGGGAGGCCGAGCGCTACGCCATCGTGCTGGCCGGCAGCCTGGCCAAGTTCGGCCAGCACGCCGACCTGCGGGCGTACCTGCTGGGCACCGGGGAGCGGGTGCTGGTAGAGGCCAGTCCGGTCGACCGGGTGTGGGGGGTCGGTCTGGCCGCCGACGACCCGCGCGCCGAGGATCCGGCCCGCTGGCGCGGGCTCAACCTGCTCGGCTTCGCCCTGATGGAGGCCCGTGGGGTCCTACGCGACGACCGACCGGCCCGCCCCGACCGGGTCGGCGACCAATCGGAG